In Pan troglodytes isolate AG18354 chromosome 21, NHGRI_mPanTro3-v2.0_pri, whole genome shotgun sequence, one genomic interval encodes:
- the OSER1 gene encoding oxidative stress-responsive serine-rich protein 1 isoform X1, translating into MKSEAKDGEEESLQTAFKKLRVDASGSVASLSVGEGTGVRAPVRTATDDTKPKTTCASKDSWHGSTRKSSRGAVRTQRRRRSKSPVLHPPKFIHCSTIASSSSSQLKHKSQTDSPDGSSGLGISSPKEFSAGESSTSLDANHTGAVVEPLRTSVPRLPSESKKEDSSDATQVPQASLKASDLSDFQSVSKLNQGKPCTCIGKECQCNRWHDMEVYSFSGLQSVPPLAPERRSTLEDYSQSLHARTLSGSPRSCSEQARVFVDDVTIEDLSGYMEYYLYIPKKMSHMAEMMYT; encoded by the exons ATGAAATCCGAAGCCAAGGATGGAGAGGAGGAGAGTCTACAGACtgctttcaaaaaattaagaGTGGATGCATCAGG GTCCGTAGCATCTCTGTCTGTTGGAGAAGGCACAGGTGTCAGAGCACCAGTCAGAACAGCAACAGATGATACCAAACCTAAAACCACATGTGCATCTAAAGACAGTTGGCATGG gtCTACAAGGAAGTCTTCACGAGGAGCAGTGAGAACTCAGCGTCGTCGACGTTCTAAGTCTCCTGTCCTTCATCCTCCAAAGTTTATACATTGCAGTACAATAGCATCTTCTTCCAGCAGTCAACTCAAGCACAAAAGCCAGACTGACTCACCTGATGGCAGCAGTGGGCTGGGAATTTCATCCCCTAAAGAGTTCAGTGCAGGAGAAAGCTCTACTTCTCTCGATGCTAATCACACAGGGGCAGTCGTTGAGCCTTTGAGAACTTCTGTTCCAAGGCTCCCATCAGAGAGTAAGAAGGAAGACTCCTCTGACGCTACCCAAGTCCCCCAAGCAAGTCTCAAAGCCAGTGATCTCTCTGACTTTCAATCAGTTTCCAAGCTAAACCAGGGCAAGCCATGCACATGCATAGGCAAGGAATGCCAGTGTAACAGATGGCATGATATGGAAGTGTATTCCTTTTCAGGCCTGCAGAGTGTCCCTCCCTTGGCTCCAGAACGAAGATCCACACTTGAGGACTACTCTCAGTCGCTGCACGCCAGAACTCTGTCTGGCTCTCCCCGATCCTGTTCTGAGCAAGCTCGAGTCTTCGTGGATGATGTGACCATTGAGGACCTGTCAGGCTACATGGAGTATTACTTGTATATTCCCAAGAAAATGTCCCACATGGCAGAAATGATGTACACCTGA
- the OSER1 gene encoding oxidative stress-responsive serine-rich protein 1 isoform X2: MKSEAKDGEEESLQTAFKKLRVDASGSTRKSSRGAVRTQRRRRSKSPVLHPPKFIHCSTIASSSSSQLKHKSQTDSPDGSSGLGISSPKEFSAGESSTSLDANHTGAVVEPLRTSVPRLPSESKKEDSSDATQVPQASLKASDLSDFQSVSKLNQGKPCTCIGKECQCNRWHDMEVYSFSGLQSVPPLAPERRSTLEDYSQSLHARTLSGSPRSCSEQARVFVDDVTIEDLSGYMEYYLYIPKKMSHMAEMMYT, from the exons ATGAAATCCGAAGCCAAGGATGGAGAGGAGGAGAGTCTACAGACtgctttcaaaaaattaagaGTGGATGCATCAGG gtCTACAAGGAAGTCTTCACGAGGAGCAGTGAGAACTCAGCGTCGTCGACGTTCTAAGTCTCCTGTCCTTCATCCTCCAAAGTTTATACATTGCAGTACAATAGCATCTTCTTCCAGCAGTCAACTCAAGCACAAAAGCCAGACTGACTCACCTGATGGCAGCAGTGGGCTGGGAATTTCATCCCCTAAAGAGTTCAGTGCAGGAGAAAGCTCTACTTCTCTCGATGCTAATCACACAGGGGCAGTCGTTGAGCCTTTGAGAACTTCTGTTCCAAGGCTCCCATCAGAGAGTAAGAAGGAAGACTCCTCTGACGCTACCCAAGTCCCCCAAGCAAGTCTCAAAGCCAGTGATCTCTCTGACTTTCAATCAGTTTCCAAGCTAAACCAGGGCAAGCCATGCACATGCATAGGCAAGGAATGCCAGTGTAACAGATGGCATGATATGGAAGTGTATTCCTTTTCAGGCCTGCAGAGTGTCCCTCCCTTGGCTCCAGAACGAAGATCCACACTTGAGGACTACTCTCAGTCGCTGCACGCCAGAACTCTGTCTGGCTCTCCCCGATCCTGTTCTGAGCAAGCTCGAGTCTTCGTGGATGATGTGACCATTGAGGACCTGTCAGGCTACATGGAGTATTACTTGTATATTCCCAAGAAAATGTCCCACATGGCAGAAATGATGTACACCTGA
- the OSER1 gene encoding oxidative stress-responsive serine-rich protein 1 (The RefSeq protein has 1 substitution compared to this genomic sequence) — protein sequence MKSEAKDGEEESLQTAFKKLRVDASGSVASLSVGEGTGVRAPVRTATDDTKPKTTCASKGSWHGSTRKSSRGAVRTQRRRRSKSPVLHPPKFIHCSTIASSSSSQLKHKSQTDSPDGSSGLGISSPKEFSAGESSTSLDANHTGAVVEPLRTSVPRLPSESKKEDSSDATQVPQASLKASDLSDFQSVSKLNQGKPCTCIGKECQCNRWHDMEVYSFSGLQSVPPLAPERRSTLEDYSQSLHARTLSGSPRSCSEQARVFVDDVTIEDLSGYMEYYLYIPKKMSHMAEMMYT from the exons ATGAAATCCGAAGCCAAGGATGGAGAGGAGGAGAGTCTACAGACtgctttcaaaaaattaagaGTGGATGCATCAGG GTCCGTAGCATCTCTGTCTGTTGGAGAAGGCACAGGTGTCAGAGCACCAGTCAGAACAGCAACAGATGATACCAAACCTAAAACCACATGTGCATCTAAAGACAGTTGGCATGG gtCTACAAGGAAGTCTTCACGAGGAGCAGTGAGAACTCAGCGTCGTCGACGTTCTAAGTCTCCTGTCCTTCATCCTCCAAAGTTTATACATTGCAGTACAATAGCATCTTCTTCCAGCAGTCAACTCAAGCACAAAAGCCAGACTGACTCACCTGATGGCAGCAGTGGGCTGGGAATTTCATCCCCTAAAGAGTTCAGTGCAGGAGAAAGCTCTACTTCTCTCGATGCTAATCACACAGGGGCAGTCGTTGAGCCTTTGAGAACTTCTGTTCCAAGGCTCCCATCAGAGAGTAAGAAGGAAGACTCCTCTGACGCTACCCAAGTCCCCCAAGCAAGTCTCAAAGCCAGTGATCTCTCTGACTTTCAATCAGTTTCCAAGCTAAACCAGGGCAAGCCATGCACATGCATAGGCAAGGAATGCCAGTGTAACAGATGGCATGATATGGAAGTGTATTCCTTTTCAGGCCTGCAGAGTGTCCCTCCCTTGGCTCCAGAACGAAGATCCACACTTGAGGACTACTCTCAGTCGCTGCACGCCAGAACTCTGTCTGGCTCTCCCCGATCCTGTTCTGAGCAAGCTCGAGTCTTCGTGGATGATGTGACCATTGAGGACCTGTCAGGCTACATGGAGTATTACTTGTATATTCCCAAGAAAATGTCCCACATGGCAGAAATGATGTACACCTGA